The sequence GATCCATACCTGCTATCATTGCTAAGCTTGAAGGTTAGGATGATCGGGTTACCGATAGAATGCAGATTAAGGGTGTGCATGACTCCCCCCCAGACCCGCAGAGTCCCACAGCGCAGAATCGCTGAAACGGTCGCGGACGAGCTCCGCAACGACATATTGGCAGATGACAACTATCGCCTTCCGACCCAAGACCAGCTCGTTAAGGACTTCGGTGTCAGCTACCCTTCGATTCGAGAAGCTCTCCGAATTCTCGAGACCGAAGGCTTGGTGACTGTTCGCCGAGGCAACGTCGGCGGCGCGGATGTACGCAGACCCGACGAGACTTCCGCCGCCTATCACCTCGGCCTGTCGTTGCAGGCCGGTCGCGTTACGTTGCGAGACTTGGCAGAGGGGTTGCAGATGCTGGAACCCATGTGTGCCGCCGAATGCGCAAAACGAGAAGACCGGCTCGAAGTTGTAGTTCCAGCACTGACTGCAGCAATTGACGCTTCCGCTAACTTCACAAATTGCGGACTGGATTTCACCAACACGGCCAGAGATTTCCATACCCTGATTGTTGGATTCACACCGAACGCGACGATTCGTTACGCGGTAGGTAGCTACGTAACGCTCTGGGCCGCGCAAGAAGAGGCCTGGGCAGAGTCACGCGTCAAACATGGTGACTACCCTACTGAAGTGGAGGCGGGAGCTGCGGTACAGGCGCATCGTCGGATTGTCGACGAAATTGCTGCAGGAAGGCCGGATGAGGCCGAACGGGTGGCCCGTGCACATCTCGCGGCTACACAAGCGCTAGTGCTCGTCCATCACGCCGACCGCGTAGTTAATGCGTCGTCCGCGATGTCGCGTCAGGCTATTCGATCCAATCGTCGTTCCCGAGTCTGATGCGAACGCACCGCACCACCACCTGAGGTATCAGGTGGTGGCGACGCTTGAAAACTGGACAGTTCCGCTCCCCGAGAAGTGAACACTCAACAGGCTTGGAGAGTGATCACTTTGGAAGACTGGGCGTTGATCAGAAGGCTCGCGGCCCACGGTGTCCCGAAGGCCCGGATCGCGGCGCGGTTGGGGATCTGCCGAACCATGGTGGTCAAGTCGGTGCAGTCGACGGCACCACCGAAGTACGAACGTCGGGCGGCCCCGACGTCATTCACCCCGTTCGAGACCCGGGTGCGGACATTGTTGGCCGCCGAGCCGGACATGCCGGCGACGGTGATCGCCGAGCGAGTCGGCTGGACGGGCTCGCTCAGCTGGTTCCGAGCATCGAGTTCACGCCCGCGCTTCCCGACCAGCACTACGGACTTTCCCGCAGCTGGCGCCTGGGTGCACTCAGCAAAGCCTTCGTCGCGTACGACTGGCCGTTCTGGCGCGACCAAGGCCTGTCCGGAGAAGCGATATCGGACAACGAGACGGTCTTTCTCACCTTCGACGTCAGCCCACCCCTGACGGCCCCGGCATCCTCATGAGCTTCTGCGACGCACGCGGCTTCGACGCCTTCCACCACAACGAGCGCCGCCATCGCGTCGTCCACCATCTCACCCATCTCTATGGAGAGCCCGCACGCCATCCCATCGACTACACCGATTTCTGCTGGGGTAACGACACATTCGCACCCGGCGGCCCCAATCCCGCACCCGGGCCGACCGTGTGGACGACCTTCGGACGATTTCTGCGCGAACCGGTCGGCCTCATCCACTGGGCCGGCACCGAAACCGCCGACGAAACCTCAGGCACCATGAACGGTGCGATTCTCTCCGGGCAACGCGCAGCGGCGGAAATAGCGGCTCGGTTCAATTCCGGACGCGTGTGATAACCGCCCCCATCGACCTCCCTGCCTCACATGAATTTACGCAGGGTCGGGGCGGATAACCGCCGTTACATTAACTAACGGGAGTCCGGCACCCCTCCCGCACGCCCTTGATGGGCCCTCGAGACCCTCCCGGGACAGTCCATCGCCTCGTTGGGCCAGCGCACCCGAGACAGCACCGCGACCGGACCGGGTTGACCATCCGATGTGACGTGGCGCGCCGGCCGTCCTCGCCATGTCCCGCCAGGCGGAGCCGCGACCATCATCACCATCGTCGGCAATCTGACAGCCGACCCCGAGCTGCGATTCACCCCCGCGGGCACCCCAGTCGCGAACTCCACCGTGGCGTCCACACCCCGCAACTTCGACCGGCAGTCGAACGACCCCACGAACTGCGCGGCGACACCGTACGCGGGCAGCGGCTCGGCCGACCTCGGGGCCCCTCCACGGACGTCGCCGCAGCGCTCTGCCCGGGCACACACGCAGGGATACTCCAACACTGGTCTTTTCCCGACAGGGGGTGGTCGGCGTGTCACCGCGGGTACATCGCTGCGATCGTCCCCGACGTAACCGTCGGCCCGGGGCCGAACGACGAGGTGGGCTCCGCCGGCGCGGCGACGACACACAGCCACGCCGACGGAGCGATCCCGCCGCGACAGGGGGCAGCGGTCGGGACACGTGTCGATGCGCGGGGGGACGGGCATCGACACGCTACGCCCCTGGCGGTATCGATGCCGTAGGGGGATCGGCGCTCGACCGACCGCGGGGCGCACATCCGGCTGGTCCTTGCCCTCCCCGGCAAGCGAGCACGCCGAATGTCCGAGACGCTATCCCGGTGGTGTGAAGAACGGCAAGAGGATCCGGAAAAGTTGGGACAGAGGACCGAGGGATCTGTACCGATACCGCTGCGTGAGCGGGAACGCCGGAAATTTGTTCGGACGCTGCGGGAATGGGTGTGCCGCTCTGATGCCCGACATGGCACGATGTCCGGGCGGAGATGTCATGCCGCGCCCCGCGCGTGGACCGGATCGCCGCCGAGCACCGTGACCCTTTCCTGTCACTTCCGGTGCGTGTTATTCGAATTCATATATACAGTAGCGTTTTTCGCCGTCACATGACCGTCGCACGGCACCGGTGCGCTCCTGCTCGGTGCCATTCGGTGTGACGGACCCGATTACGGGTACGCCCCTGTCGGAGGCGAGACGGGAGAGAACATGCTGCGCTGCGACGAACAGATCCGCGACGGTGTGCTGGTGCTCCGCCCCATCGGTGCGGTGTACGGATACACCGCGACGCTGCTGCGCGCACGTCTGGATCGGGCACTGACCGACCATCCCGCGGTGGTGGTGGATCTGGCAGCGACCACGACCTTCGATTCCTCCGGTGTGGGGGCATGTGTGTATGCCACCACACGCGCATGGACACAGCATCGTTCGCTGAGCTTCGCCGCACCCACCCCGAAGGTACGCGCGCTGATCGACAGGACCCGGCTCCAGACCGTGCTGCCGCTCGCCGAGACGGTGCAGTCAGCGATCGAGCGCGCCTGCGCGCCGTGACTTCAGGCAGCGCCTCCCAGGGCAGATCAGTGCGCCTCCGCCACGGCCCTGGTCCCACATCAGAACGGAAGTCACTGGTGTCATGGCGAGATCGCCCTCACCCGGCCGCCGTCCTGTCGTCATCGCGCGGACTGTTCTTGCCGTACTCGGCGGGTGTGCGACCACCGGCCCGCAAAGCGCTCCGCCACCCTTCGGTGACCGGACCCTCCTCAGCCGGGACAGCATCGGCGACCCCTCGAGCGTCGACACCGGCGGTCGAGGATCTGTGCGGGCTGCACCTCGGCGCCGACGGGCACACCACCGAACTCGGCGTCGTCGACGATGACTTCACCACCGTGGCCGGGGCGGTCGGCAGCGATCATCTTTTCGCGTCCGGACATCCCCGCAACCGGCCGGGACATCCTGAACCTCAGAGCCGGCGCCGGGGTTGAGGCCGAGGAAGCGGCATCGGAGGATCGCTTCCTCGGCGCACGCGGGGTGCAGGACGGGTCCACGCCTCCATCGCCGGCGCCTGTGTCCGAGTGCGCGAAAAAGTCGATCGACGCTCGGGACGCACGGGGTAGGTGTGCCGATCCGTTCCGGCCGCAACCAGCACGTCGAGCAGCGGCAGCAGCGCCGCGGCGATGCGGTCCCCGGTCTCGACGAACGCCCCGGCGGGCAGCCCGGTCGGGTCGGGGATGTTCGGGGTGTGGGCCGCGCCCCGGTGGTCGCGGCGGGCGTCGAGCCGGGCGATGGTGTCCGCACCGGTGACCGTCGCGATGCGGTGCGCCTCGGTGAGGGTGAACGATTTCGTTGCGGCGCCGACGGTAAGGGCGGCGACGCGGTCGCGCTGGCCCTCGGTCATGGCCAGGATCAGATCTGCCCTGTCGATCATCGAGGTCGTGACGCGGCGGGCGCGGAAGTCACGTGGATCGGCGCCGAGCCCGGCGATAACCGCTGCGGCGGCAGGCTCGACGGGATATCCGACCAAGGCCCGGAGGCCGGCGCTCTCGGCCGTGAGGTCGGAACGACCGGAGGCGTCTGCGTAGGCGCGCGTGAGCCGCTCGGCGATCACGGACCGGCAGACATTGCCGGCGCAGACGAACAAAACGTGCACGGGCGCACGGTAACGGCCCGAAATCAGACAAAAGGGGCACTCGCCTCGGACACCCTATGTTGTTCACGGAGTGTTGGGGACGCCGATGCGTGTCGTTCACCCGGTTCGATCCGGACCGGTTCCGTCGTCGACCGGCGGCGTCACCCTGGGCCGGAGCGGCGTCGACGCGACCGGGCTCGCGCCATTTCGCACCGCCGGCGTGCCTCGGGCGCTGCGGCCGCCGTCGGACGCTCCGGTACCGGTGCGGAAAAGAAATTGTCGAACACCACGGACGACTAGTCCACGCACCGACGCACCCACAGCACCTCGCCCAGATCGAGGACCCCACCGGTGCGGGGGGACCGGATCCGCTCCTACCTCCCGCCGCGGACCCCGACCTGACCTGCTCCGACTGCCGCCGGAGCCGTGCAGTGGCCTAGGGAGGGGACACCGCCCCCCTGTTTCTCGCGGCCCGGCAGCGTGGGGTGCCCCGTCGCCGAACAGGTACCGCGGCGCGGTTGATGCTCCGATACGCTCGCCGCCCACTCCGCGCCCGCTCAGAAGGCAGGGTAGCCTGCCCTCATGTCCACGATTTGGTCCCGTCTGGGCGCTGCGGCCCTGGCAATGGTGTTTCTCGCATCCTGCGGCACCTCGGAGCCTGCCAGCCAGTCCGCCGGCAACGCCGATGTGGCCACCGGAGGCACACTCTTCGCCACAGCCGACACCGAAACCGCCAAACTCGGTAGCGACGCCGCACCCGGGGTTTTCCCGCGCACCGTCACCCACGCCCTCGGCGAGACCGTCCTCGAGAGCAAACCCACCCGGGTGGTCGTCCTCGACGGGGGTGAACTCGACGACGTGCTTTCCCTCGGTATCACCCCGGTCGGTCTGGCCAACCCCGAAAGCGCCGCCGGTCAACCCTCGTATCTGGCCGACAAACTCGACGGGGTCGCCGATGTCGGCACCATCAACAATCTCGATCTCGAAGCGATCGCCGCCCTCGATCCGGACCTGATCCTCGGTTCGAAACTGCGGGCCGACCAGCTCTATCCTCAGCTGTCACAGATCGCCCCGACCGTCTTCTCCATCCGCCCCGGCTTCCCATGGAAAGAGAACTTCCTACTCGTTGCCGACGCGATGGGTGAAGAGAACGAAGCCGTCGATGTCCTCAACACCTACCAGCAACGCGCCGACCAGATCCGC comes from Rhodococcus sp. B50 and encodes:
- a CDS encoding ABC transporter substrate-binding protein — encoded protein: MSTIWSRLGAAALAMVFLASCGTSEPASQSAGNADVATGGTLFATADTETAKLGSDAAPGVFPRTVTHALGETVLESKPTRVVVLDGGELDDVLSLGITPVGLANPESAAGQPSYLADKLDGVADVGTINNLDLEAIAALDPDLILGSKLRADQLYPQLSQIAPTVFSIRPGFPWKENFLLVADAMGEENEAVDVLNTYQQRADQIRASIDGTPPTISLVRFMSGKIRLYGNLSFIGVILQDVGLPRPALQDVDELAVEVSPETITQAEGDRIFYTSYGRPEDTGEATVVAGPLWNELEAVKDGRATRVSDETWFLALGPTGAMLVLDDLEKMLGS
- a CDS encoding FAD-dependent oxidoreductase — encoded protein: MSFCDARGFDAFHHNERRHRVVHHLTHLYGEPARHPIDYTDFCWGNDTFAPGGPNPAPGPTVWTTFGRFLREPVGLIHWAGTETADETSGTMNGAILSGQRAAAEIAARFNSGRV
- a CDS encoding arsenate reductase/protein-tyrosine-phosphatase family protein, translating into MHVLFVCAGNVCRSVIAERLTRAYADASGRSDLTAESAGLRALVGYPVEPAAAAVIAGLGADPRDFRARRVTTSMIDRADLILAMTEGQRDRVAALTVGAATKSFTLTEAHRIATVTGADTIARLDARRDHRGAAHTPNIPDPTGLPAGAFVETGDRIAAALLPLLDVLVAAGTDRHTYPVRPERRSTFSRTRTQAPAMEAWTRPAPRVRRGSDPPMPLPRPQPRRRL
- a CDS encoding FadR/GntR family transcriptional regulator encodes the protein MTPPQTRRVPQRRIAETVADELRNDILADDNYRLPTQDQLVKDFGVSYPSIREALRILETEGLVTVRRGNVGGADVRRPDETSAAYHLGLSLQAGRVTLRDLAEGLQMLEPMCAAECAKREDRLEVVVPALTAAIDASANFTNCGLDFTNTARDFHTLIVGFTPNATIRYAVGSYVTLWAAQEEAWAESRVKHGDYPTEVEAGAAVQAHRRIVDEIAAGRPDEAERVARAHLAATQALVLVHHADRVVNASSAMSRQAIRSNRRSRV
- a CDS encoding STAS domain-containing protein, coding for MLRCDEQIRDGVLVLRPIGAVYGYTATLLRARLDRALTDHPAVVVDLAATTTFDSSGVGACVYATTRAWTQHRSLSFAAPTPKVRALIDRTRLQTVLPLAETVQSAIERACAP